GAATTTCGCATGACGCACAAACTTTCTCGCATTTTCAGGGATTTCAAACTCCACAAAACCATCCCTCCAAAATTGATCAAACGATTTCAAAGTAGGGCCATCGCTTTTTTCATAAAGGCCCTTAATCCATTCCATGTAACTCTTAGATTCAGTGAATTTCTGCTCTGTTTCATTGCCCCCAATGCGTAAAGCAAGCTGTCTGAAAATCTCATAATCGTCTTTGGATTCATAAACAGGCTCTACCACTTTACGCATGGCATAAACCACATTCTTAGAATAACTCCCCCCAAAAGTAATATCATCTCTTTCCATAGTGCTAGTGGAAGCAAAGACAATATCAGCAAATTTCGCTGTAGGCGTCCACCAAGGCTCATGCACGATCACGCAATCTAAGGTCCTTAAAGCGCGAATCAGCTCGTTCGTATCAGCTTCATGCCCTAATAAATCCGTCCCGCAATTGTAGATCATTTTGATTTTAGGTAATTTAAGTTTTTTACCCATAAAATCAATTTCTTTATCCGGATTTAAAATCGCTTCAGAAACCCTAGATGCTGGAATAACGCTTTTTACAGAATTATGCCCTTGCGAAATCATAGGAACAATTCTTGCCCCAGAGCTCGCTTGAGCGTTCCCTCCATAATGCATAGAAAAGCCAAAGCCCCCACCCGATAAGCCCACTTGACCAATCATGCTGGCTAAAACAATTAACGCCCAATCCGGTTGCTCGCCATGCTGAGCTCTTTGCATGGCCCAATTACCCGCTAAAAAAGTGCGTTTAGAAACAAACAAATCCGCTAATTCTTTGATTTTTTCTGCGCTCACTCCAGTGATTTGAGACGCCCATTGTAAAGTCTTAGGCACATTATCGCTCTCTCCTAGCAAATAGGGTAAGAATTTATCAAAACCATCAGTGTATTTAGCGATAAACTCTTTATCGTATTGATTGCTTGTATAAAGATAATGCATCATGCCTAGCATTAACGCTACATCAGTGTTAGGGCGAATGGGTATCCATTCAGCGTTAAAGGCTTGAGCGGTTTCGGTATAAATGGGATCAATACTAATGAATTTAATACCGGCTCTTTTATACTTAGGGTAGTAGCTGTCATTGACATGGTTTGGCACAAAATAATCAATGCGGTTGCACTTGAGTAAATCCGCCCCCCACATGACATACACCTTACAATTTTTAATCATCTCTTCATGCGTGGTTTGTTGCGAATAGACCTCCATATCCCCTACAATCATAGGGTTTATTCTTGCGGCCGCGCCATTACTATATTCCCCATCAGTGCCAATAGCCCCCCCTAAAGTCGTGTTAAAAAAACGCCATGTTAAATGATGACAACGATGCAAGCTGCCCGCATGCCCCCAGCCACCATAACTGGCATTATAAATGTTTTCTTTAGGGATTTCTTTAAGCTTTTTAGCCGCTAAATCCAACGCCACATCCCAACTCACGCGCACAAACTCTTCTCTCCCGCGCAATTCTTTGTGGTTTTTTTTGTTTTCTAAGAAACTCTTACGCACGCAAGGATACTTCACCCTACTATCTGAATACACCCTATCTGCCATCGCTTTTAACATCATAGTAGGATTATAATCGCTCTTTTGAGGGACAATATCTTTAATCACTCCATTTTGAACCTTTGCGATAAAGGGGCCAAAATGCGTTGCATGCG
The Helicobacter pylori genome window above contains:
- a CDS encoding molybdopterin guanine dinucleotide-containing S/N-oxide reductase, which gives rise to MSISRRSILTKVPIALASANVLKAVGVFEKVESIPHATHFGPFIAKVQNGVIKDIVPQKSDYNPTMMLKAMADRVYSDSRVKYPCVRKSFLENKKNHKELRGREEFVRVSWDVALDLAAKKLKEIPKENIYNASYGGWGHAGSLHRCHHLTWRFFNTTLGGAIGTDGEYSNGAAARINPMIVGDMEVYSQQTTHEEMIKNCKVYVMWGADLLKCNRIDYFVPNHVNDSYYPKYKRAGIKFISIDPIYTETAQAFNAEWIPIRPNTDVALMLGMMHYLYTSNQYDKEFIAKYTDGFDKFLPYLLGESDNVPKTLQWASQITGVSAEKIKELADLFVSKRTFLAGNWAMQRAQHGEQPDWALIVLASMIGQVGLSGGGFGFSMHYGGNAQASSGARIVPMISQGHNSVKSVIPASRVSEAILNPDKEIDFMGKKLKLPKIKMIYNCGTDLLGHEADTNELIRALRTLDCVIVHEPWWTPTAKFADIVFASTSTMERDDITFGGSYSKNVVYAMRKVVEPVYESKDDYEIFRQLALRIGGNETEQKFTESKSYMEWIKGLYEKSDGPTLKSFDQFWRDGFVEFEIPENARKFVRHAKFRQDPINNKLDTESGKIQIFSQKCADFKLADFKGHPTWFEPAEWLGSKMAETYPFHLISPHPKYRVNSQLDNTWVRNVYKIQGREPVMINELDANKLGIRHGEIVEVFNARGRLLAGAFVTKNIRQGVLSIQKGAWYDPEDVRVRNPRCNAGHVNTLTSLRPTSSMTQAISANTALVNIRRLRRYELVKPYHSISTPSIIGA